A genome region from Bacteroides stercoris ATCC 43183 includes the following:
- a CDS encoding YitT family protein, protein MQITKPTKAEVMRELKDYVFITFGLISYAMGWAAFLIPYQITTGGTTGIGAIIYYATGFPIQWSYFIINAVLMTFAIKILGPKFSIKTTFAIFGLTFFLWFFQLLVNGADGVPPQILGPGQDFMACLIGAAMCGAGLGVVFNCNGSTGGTDIIAAIIHKYRDVTLGRMIMACDVIIISSCYFIFNDWRRVIFGFVTLFVIGIVLDYIVNGARQSVQFFIFSKEYEKIADRITKETHRGVTVLDGIGWYSKRNVKVLVVLAYKRQSVEIFRLVKDIDPNAFISQSSVIGVYGEGFDKLKGK, encoded by the coding sequence ATGCAAATCACAAAACCAACCAAAGCGGAAGTGATGAGAGAGTTGAAAGACTATGTCTTCATCACTTTCGGATTAATTTCTTACGCTATGGGATGGGCTGCGTTCCTTATCCCCTATCAGATTACGACCGGCGGTACTACAGGTATCGGAGCCATCATCTATTATGCCACTGGATTTCCTATCCAATGGTCGTATTTCATCATTAATGCAGTCCTGATGACGTTTGCCATCAAGATTTTAGGACCTAAATTCAGTATCAAGACCACATTTGCCATCTTCGGACTGACTTTCTTCCTATGGTTTTTCCAGTTGCTGGTGAACGGAGCGGACGGAGTGCCGCCTCAGATACTGGGACCGGGACAGGATTTCATGGCTTGCCTCATAGGCGCCGCCATGTGCGGTGCGGGTCTGGGCGTAGTGTTCAACTGCAACGGAAGTACGGGCGGTACGGACATTATCGCAGCCATCATCCATAAATACCGCGACGTCACTTTGGGACGCATGATTATGGCTTGCGACGTTATCATCATCAGTTCCTGCTACTTCATATTCAACGATTGGCGACGGGTGATTTTCGGTTTTGTAACGCTATTCGTCATCGGCATCGTACTGGATTATATCGTGAACGGTGCGCGTCAGTCGGTACAGTTCTTTATCTTTTCCAAAGAGTACGAAAAGATTGCCGACCGCATCACCAAAGAGACTCATCGCGGTGTAACCGTACTCGATGGTATAGGCTGGTACAGCAAACGCAACGTGAAAGTATTGGTTGTGTTGGCCTACAAACGCCAGTCTGTCGAGATATTCCGTCTGGTCAAGGACATCGACCCGAATGCTTTCATCTCTCAAAGCTCCGTTATCGGCGTGTATGGAGAAGGATTCGATAAATTGAAAGGAAAATGA
- the leuS gene encoding leucine--tRNA ligase, giving the protein MEYNFREIEKKWQKRWVENKTYQVTEDETKQKYYVLNMFPYPSGAGLHVGHPLGYIASDIYARYKRLQGFNVLNPMGYDAYGLPAEQYAIQTGQHPAITTVNNINRYREQLDKIGFSFDWNREIRTCDPEYYHWTQWAFQKMFNSYYCNDEKKARPIEELTEAFAKSGNEGLNAACSEELHFTADEWNAMSEKEQQEVLMNYRIAYLGETMVNWCPQLGTVLANDEVVDGVSERGGFPVVQKKMRQWCLRVSAYAQRLLDGLDTIDWTESLKETQKNWIGRSEGAEIQFKVKDSDLEFTIFTTRADTMFGVTFMVLAPESELVAQVTTLEQKADVDAYLERTKKRTERERISDRSVTGVFSGSYAVNPFTGEAVPIWISDYVLAGYGTGAIMAVPAHDSRDYAFAKHFNLPIVPLVEGCDVSEESFDAKEGIVCNSPKAGTEPYCDLNLNGLTVKEAIAATKKYVKEHNLGRVKVNFRLRDAIFSRQRYWGEPFPVYYKDGMPYMIDESCLPLELPEVAKFLPTETGEPPLGHASKWAWDTANKCVVDNEKIDNITVFPLELNTMPGFAGSSAYYLRYMDPRNHTALIDKKVDEYWRNVDLYVGGTEHATGHLIYSRFWNKFLHDLGVSAVEEPFQKLVNQGMIQGRSNFVYRIKDTNTFVSLNLKDQYDTTPLHVDVNIVSNDVLDTEAFKAWRPEYATAEFILEDGKYICGWAVEKMSKSMFNVVNPDMIVEKYGADTLRMYEMFLGPVEQSKPWDTNGIDGVHRFIRKFWSLFYDRTGNYLVTDEAAGKEELKSLHKLIKKVTGDIEQFSYNTSISAFMICVNELSALKCSKKEILNQLTVTLAPFAPHVCEELWETLGNTGSVCDAQWPAYNEEYLVENTVNYTISFNGKARFNMEFPADTASDVIQETVLADERSMKWTDGKTIVKVIVVPKKIVNIVIK; this is encoded by the coding sequence ATGGAATACAATTTCAGAGAGATTGAAAAGAAATGGCAGAAACGGTGGGTGGAGAACAAAACCTACCAGGTGACGGAAGACGAAACAAAGCAAAAATACTATGTACTGAACATGTTTCCCTACCCCAGCGGCGCAGGTCTGCACGTGGGTCATCCGTTGGGATACATCGCTTCGGACATCTATGCCCGTTACAAACGTCTGCAAGGTTTCAATGTCCTGAATCCTATGGGATACGATGCTTACGGCCTGCCCGCAGAGCAATACGCCATACAAACCGGACAACATCCGGCCATTACCACCGTCAACAATATCAACCGCTATCGCGAGCAACTGGATAAGATAGGTTTCTCTTTCGATTGGAACCGTGAAATCCGTACCTGCGACCCGGAATACTATCACTGGACACAATGGGCGTTCCAGAAGATGTTCAACAGCTACTACTGCAATGACGAAAAGAAAGCACGCCCTATCGAAGAACTGACAGAAGCATTCGCCAAATCCGGTAACGAAGGACTGAATGCCGCATGCAGCGAAGAACTGCATTTCACTGCCGATGAGTGGAATGCCATGAGCGAAAAAGAGCAGCAGGAAGTCCTGATGAACTACCGCATCGCCTATCTGGGTGAAACAATGGTAAACTGGTGTCCGCAACTGGGTACCGTGCTTGCCAATGACGAGGTGGTAGACGGCGTATCGGAACGCGGCGGCTTCCCCGTAGTCCAGAAAAAGATGCGCCAGTGGTGTCTGCGCGTATCTGCCTACGCACAACGCCTGCTGGACGGACTTGACACCATCGACTGGACCGAATCTCTGAAAGAGACGCAGAAAAACTGGATAGGCCGCAGTGAAGGTGCCGAAATCCAATTCAAGGTAAAGGACAGCGATTTGGAATTTACCATTTTCACCACCCGTGCAGATACCATGTTCGGAGTTACCTTCATGGTACTGGCTCCCGAAAGCGAATTGGTGGCCCAAGTAACCACTCTGGAACAGAAAGCCGATGTGGACGCCTACCTGGAGCGTACCAAGAAACGTACCGAACGCGAACGCATCTCCGACCGCAGCGTCACCGGCGTATTCTCCGGAAGCTATGCCGTCAATCCCTTTACGGGCGAAGCAGTGCCCATCTGGATTAGCGACTACGTATTAGCAGGATACGGAACAGGCGCCATCATGGCCGTACCTGCACACGACAGCCGCGACTACGCTTTTGCCAAGCACTTCAACCTGCCTATCGTTCCGCTGGTGGAAGGCTGCGATGTAAGCGAAGAAAGTTTCGATGCCAAAGAGGGTATCGTATGCAACTCTCCGAAAGCAGGTACAGAGCCTTATTGCGACCTCAACCTGAACGGACTGACTGTCAAGGAAGCCATCGCCGCCACCAAGAAATATGTGAAAGAACATAATCTGGGACGCGTAAAAGTAAACTTCCGCCTGCGCGACGCCATCTTCTCGCGCCAGCGCTATTGGGGCGAACCGTTCCCGGTTTACTACAAGGACGGAATGCCTTATATGATTGATGAAAGCTGCCTGCCGCTGGAACTTCCTGAAGTGGCCAAATTCCTGCCCACCGAAACGGGCGAACCGCCGTTGGGACATGCCTCTAAATGGGCTTGGGACACGGCAAACAAATGCGTGGTCGATAATGAGAAGATTGACAATATAACCGTTTTCCCGCTGGAACTGAACACCATGCCGGGATTTGCAGGTTCGAGCGCATACTACCTGCGCTATATGGACCCGCGCAACCACACGGCACTCATCGACAAAAAAGTGGATGAATACTGGCGCAACGTAGACCTCTACGTAGGCGGTACGGAACATGCTACCGGACACCTGATCTACTCCCGTTTCTGGAACAAATTCCTGCACGACCTCGGCGTATCCGCCGTCGAAGAGCCGTTCCAAAAACTGGTGAACCAGGGTATGATCCAGGGAAGAAGCAACTTTGTATATCGCATCAAGGATACCAATACATTCGTATCGCTGAACCTGAAAGACCAGTACGACACTACCCCGCTCCATGTGGATGTCAACATCGTGTCCAACGACGTTCTCGACACGGAAGCGTTCAAGGCATGGCGTCCTGAGTATGCTACCGCAGAGTTTATCCTGGAAGACGGCAAATACATCTGCGGCTGGGCTGTTGAAAAGATGAGCAAATCCATGTTCAACGTGGTTAATCCCGATATGATTGTAGAGAAATACGGTGCGGATACGCTGCGTATGTATGAGATGTTCCTCGGCCCTGTAGAACAGTCCAAGCCCTGGGATACGAACGGTATCGACGGCGTACACCGCTTCATCAGAAAGTTCTGGTCGCTGTTCTACGACCGTACCGGCAACTACCTGGTAACTGATGAAGCTGCCGGCAAAGAAGAGTTGAAATCCTTGCACAAGCTCATCAAAAAAGTGACGGGAGACATTGAACAATTCTCTTACAATACAAGCATCAGTGCCTTTATGATTTGCGTAAACGAGCTGTCCGCGCTGAAATGCAGCAAGAAAGAGATATTGAATCAGCTTACCGTTACGTTGGCTCCTTTCGCTCCGCACGTATGTGAGGAATTGTGGGAGACATTAGGTAACACAGGTTCTGTATGCGACGCGCAATGGCCTGCATACAACGAAGAATATCTGGTGGAAAATACGGTGAACTACACCATTTCGTTCAACGGAAAAGCACGTTTCAACATGGAATTCCCTGCCGATACGGCATCGGATGTCATTCAGGAAACGGTATTGGCAGACGAACGTTCCATGAAATGGACAGACGGAAAGACCATCGTCAAAGTAATCGTAGTACCCAAGAAGATTGTAAACATTGTTATCAAATAA